Genomic DNA from Nitrosospira lacus:
CTGGCCATTGATTTGTACCTGTGCCACGCCGGTAATTGTCGATAGCGTTGGGGAGATAAGGTCTTCGGCGAAACTGTTCAGATCCGATAGCGACATCGAGGGCGACGTCAAGGCAAGATGAATAATGGGAGCATCGGCGGGATTGATCTTGCGATAGGACGGGGGTGCGGTCATTTCGATTGGCAATGATCGCTGGGCACGCAACAATGCCGCCTGCACATCAATGGAAGCACTATCGATATCACGATCCTGGTCAAATTCCAGTGTAATCGTGGTATTGCCCAGCATGCTGGTCGAACTGATGACAGCAAGGCCGGAGATAGTAGAAAATTGCCGCTCCAGTTGTGTCGCCACCGATGAAGCCATCGTTTCCGGACTTGCGCCGGGTAGCACCGCGGTTACCGTAATGGTGGGCGAATCGTAGCTTGGCAGCGCCGCAATCGGTAAGTCGCCGTAGGCAATGATTCCGGCAATGACAGCGGAGGCTGATAGCAGCACCGTCATCACCGGGCGGCGGATGCACAATTCGGAAAGATTCATCGCCGGTCCGTTGATTCGCTCATCGAGCTGTCAACTCCAGCCCCGCCGCCCCGGGGCTTGATCTCTGTTACCACGCTGCCCGGCCTGAGATTCTGCGCCCCTTCAACTACGACACGCATACCCGGTACGACGCCTTCTCCCTCTATTACCGCGAGCCCATCCTGAATCAAACGTACCTCAACAGCCAGAGGATTTGCTTTGCCATCTTTCCCGATTACGTAAACGAATTTTCTTTCCGGACCATGCTGCACTGCCTGTACTGGAACCATGAGGGCGCCAGCCAACGTGCGTGGCGCAAGCGCCACGGTGACAAACATGCCCGGCCATAGATGCCTGTCTGCATTGGAAAATTCCGCTTTGAGACCAATGGTGCCACTTGCCGTGTCTACCACGTTATCGATAAATATCAACCGGCCCGTACGCGTCTGCTTTCCGACCGCATCCAGCACTACGTCAACGGATACCTCACCCTTGGCAAGCGCTTGCTGCAAAGGTACAAACTCGCGCTCCGGCAAGGTAAAGCTGACATTGATCGGATCAATCTGCGTGATGCTTACCAAGGCATCATTCGGCTGTACCAGGCTGCCTTGGTATACCGGAATGGTGCCTGTGCGCCCGGCAATAGGCGCGGTGATCTCACTGAAACCGCGAGCAACGCGATTTGCCTGCACTGTCGCCTGATCCACCGAAAGTTGGGCACGGAGCCCCTCTACCTGACTCTCCGCCACCTCGAGCGCAGCCTGTGAAATAAAGTTTTGCCGAAACAATTCGCGTTGACGCTCAAGATTACGCTCGGCATTCGTCAGATCAGCCCGCGATTTAGCCAATTGTCCTTCGGTCCGGCTGAGATTGGCGTCCTCGGTACGCGCGTCGAGCGTGAATATCTTCTCGCCCTTTTGCACAAATTGTCCTTCCTTGATGTGCACGGCTCTGATCATGGCGCTGAGCTGTGGCCGCACCGCAACCATCTGCTGTGCGGACACGGTGCCGTTGGCCGTAAGCCTGACTGCCACATTGCTTCGGGTAGCCAAAGCGGTAACGACATGAATCATCCTGTCACCCCTGTCACCCTTGCTCTTCGCATCTGCCATACTATTTTGGTTACGCCAGATCCAGGTGGCGGCAATCAACGCAACGAACAAAATACCCGCCAGCGTGATCCATGTGCGCCGCCTGCCACCTGCCACCGGTTTTATTTGGGACATGCCTTCCATCAAGCCGGTCAATTTACTACCCTGCCCCCAGCCAGCCGTATCCGCCATGCGCAGCGGCTGGAAATGGCTTCGTCATGCGTAACCAGAACCAATGTCGTTCCCCGTTCGCGGTTCAGCTCAAACATGAGTTCTATGATTTGCGCGCCTGTGGCGGAATCCAGATTACCGGTAGGCTCGTCCGCCAGCAATAATTGCGGTTGCGTGACAAATGCTCGCGCGATGGCAACGCGCTGTTGCTCGCCCCCGGACAGTTGCCTGGGATAATGCTTCAGACGCATTCCCAGCCCGACGCGCTCAAGCAACTCCAATGCGGCAATGTTGGCATTGTTAGCGCCGGCAAGTTCCAGTGGTAGCATTACGTTTTCAACCGCGGTTAACGCGGGCAGCAACTGAAATGACTGGAATACGAAACCCAGCATGCGTCCGCGCAACGCCGCCCGCGCATCTTCATTCAGCAAAAAAATATCTTCTCCATCAAGATGAACCTTGCCACTCGAGGGAGTATCTAATCCTGCCAGGAGCCCCAGCAACGTTGATTTACCCGAACCCGACGCACCCACCACGGCGACGGAATCACCCGCATTTACTTTAAGGTTAATGTCCTCCAGAATGGTGAGCTGTTCGTCGCCGGTACTGACTCGTTTGGTCAAAGCGATTGCCTGCACGATGGGCTTTTCAACAAGGTTATCTGTCATGAAATATTTCCTGATTATCCTTTGTACGCTATTTACTTTTATCTGCACCTATTCGGGCGCCGCAGCCGTGCCAGGAGCCGCAGCCACCCCAGTTGCCACGACCATTATGGTGTTCGGCGACAGCTTGTCAGCCGGCTACGGCCTGCCACAGGAGGCTGGATGGGTCAGTCTGCTGAAGAAACGGCTCCAAACACAATCGCAGGCTCACCTGATCAACAACAGCATCAGTGGCGAAACCGCGATGGGTGGACGCAATCGCATCGGACAGGCGCTTAAGATCCACCGCCCGGACATCGTCATTCTCGAACTCGGCGGCAACGACGGATTGCGCGGCGCATCCATCGAATCCATTCGTGATAACCTGGAAGCCATCATTGAGGTCTGCCAGCGAAATAACGCCACTGTGCTGCTGGCGGGAATGCAACTGCCGCCCAATTATGGCATAGCATACACGCAAAAGTTTCAGGATATTTACGCCCAACTGGCGAAACGCCATCGGCTCAAACTGGTACCCTTTCTCTTGGACGGCTTCGGCGATAAACGTGAATTCTTTCAGGCGGATGGAATACATCCGAATGGGCCTGCACAACAAAAAATCGTGGAGAATGTGTGGAAAGTACTACGAACAATGCTTAAATCGCAACCGAGCATTGCTGATGGACGCCCGCAAATTTCACATTGATCCGGTCTGCTGTTCAGCTATACTGATACGAATGTGGTTTTTATTCCCTGATCGCAATTTAGCGCTTCATTTAAAGAGATGACTCCTTTTTTCGGCGAATTGATAGGCACCTGCCTGCTGGTCGTCCTCGGGAACGGTGTGGTAGCCAATGTCGTATTGAGTAGAACAAAGGGCAATAACAGCGGCTGGATTGCCATTACCTTGGGATGGGGAATTGCCGTATTCGTCGGTGTGTATGCAGTATCTTCCGTAAGTGGCGCGCATATCAATCCGGCAGCCTCCATTGCTCTGGCTGCGGCGGGTAAATTCGCGTGGGGCGACGTGCCTACTTACATTGCGGGACAAATGCTGGGTGCGATGATCGGCGCGCTGATCGTATGGGTAACCTATCGTCAACATTTTGAACAGACAAGCGATGCGAATGCGAAACTTTCCGCATTTTGTACCGGACCTGCGATAAGAAATCCTTTCAATAATCTCGTTTCCGAAATCGTCGGAACATTTATATTGGTTTTTGGCATTCTGCATATGGTTGCGCCGCAGAGCAGTCTTGGATCATTGGACGCCCTGCCAGCGGCCTTGCTGGTATTCGGCATCGGTTTATCACTGGGCGGAACAACGGGTTTTGCGATTAACCCGGCTCGTGACCTGGGCCCGCGGATTATGCATGCCATTCTGCCAATACCCAATAAAAGGGACAGCGATTGGGGCTACGCCTATATTCCGGTGGTCGGCCCTATAATCGGGGGGCTCCTTGCAGTTTCTATTTTTAAATTGTTGTGATCAAGTTTATTGCAAGAAATTAAAAAGTGGAACAGGATAAGTTTGACGTAGATCACGTTAAACGTATTGATCAGGCGTGATTTATAATTCCATCTCTTTAAAATCTCTCCAATCCGCGCAAGAATTGAATCCTCGATGCTTCGATATAGCCGGAATTGCTCTGCCGCTACCGATGTTCAGGCGACCAGCCTACTCGCAGGCTCGCATTGTTGATGTGAACACTTCTCTTCTCGTCCTGGTGTGACCCGACCGGCACCGCCATCGAGTACCTGTAATTAGCAAAACGGATTCAAAAAATATGGACAGCTATCAGCATATCTTACTTGCGGTGGACCTTTCCGCACACGACGATTATGTCGTTCGGAAAGCAAGACATTTAACAAACGTTTTTTATGCAAAATTGAGCATTATCCATGTATTGGATAACATTCCGATGCCGGATACAGCCTACGGAACAATTATTCCGCTGCACAAGGACTCGTCATATGAATTGCTGGAAGCAGAGAAGTCCAGGTTAATGCAGCTCGGTGACCGGTTGAATGTCGACCCGGCCTGCCGCTGGATGGTCTGGGGGGTGCCCGGGGAGGAAATCGCGCGGATTGCGGAACAGGAACAGGTGGATTTAATCATTGTCGGCTCACATGGGCGTCATGGCCTTGCTTTGTTGCTGGGATCAACGGCAAACAGCGTCCTGCATCATGCCATGTGCGATGTCATGGCAATCCGTTTGCAGGATGAAACCACACACAAACAATCTGCCGCGGAAGGCAGCGTACATTCGATCACATTGAACCCCAAGACCGCTTGACTGCCGGCACCTGGCCAGTCCTGAAGAATCGATCCGAATCCTTGTTGTGTCGCTTGCAATAATTCCGGAATCGATCCTGGTGGAGGTTTCAGCTCAGACCCCACTTACCAGAATTTCCACCAGGAGTCGCCGCTCGCAGCGGTCGAATCGGGAAAAAATCGGCTGTTAGGGAAATTTTTTGTCATCACGCGCGCGGCATCGTCCCGCAAATCGGTCATTCCCAGTGCATCGTAGGCTTTTATCATAATAAATAGCGCTTCTTCCGTGGCTGGAGTCTGCGGATATTCCTTGAGGGTAAACTGCGCACGATTGAGCGCCGCGACGTAACCGCCTCGTCTCATGTAATAGCGCGCTACCTGCACCTCATTCAGCGCCACCACATTAACCAGGTGCTTCATGCGCTGCACCGCATCGGGCGTGTACTTGCTATCGGGAAAGCGGGTAACCAACTCCCTGAAATTCTCAAATGACTCACGTGACGCCTTCGGATCGCGCTCGCTCATATCCTGGCCGAGAATCTTTTCCGATACGATACCCATCAGCCCCAAATCATCATTAAAATTCGCCAGCCCTTTGAGATAATAAGCATAATCCACATTTGCATGATTCGGGTGCAGCTTGATGAAACGGTCGGCTGCGGCGATAGCCGTGGCCTGCTCGCCGTCTTTGTAATGGGCGTAGCCGATTTCAAGCTGCGCCTGCTGTGCATAGCGTCCATAGGGATAACGGGCTTCCAGCTGCTCGAATAATTTAATGGCAGCCGAGTAATTTCCACTGGACATTTCCGATTTCGCCTCGGAATAGAACTTGCTGGCAGACCAATTCTTGGAATCCTCCAGGCTGCTCTGTTTCGGCAGCAGACCACACGCTGATAGCAGTAATACCAGAAATAAAGCTACACTACGCGACATGGCAAATTCACCGGAAAGTAAGGACGAATGTAATCATTATAGCGTAAAGCCCATGTTGTCTGAATCGGCTGAGAGTGTCACCGAATTGACCATCCCTCAGGATTACGCGGGAATGCGGCTCGACCAGACGCTGGCGCGCCTGCTGCCCGATTGGTCCCGTAGCCGGCTGCAGGCATGGATACTGGAAAAACGGATTAGTGTGGATGAGAGGGAAGCCCTTCCCAAACAAAAATTATGGGGTGGAGAGAAGATACAGGTCAAACAACCCGTAAGCGGTCACATCGAAACCGCGTATGCGGCCGAAGCCATCCCCCTCGATGTTGTTTACGAAGATGATGTACTCGTGGTTATCAACAAGCCGGCCGGATTGGTTGTACACCCCGGCAGCGGCAACTGGCGGGGCACCCTACTGAACGCACTGCTCCATCATGCGGCGCAATTGAGCGCCGTCCCGCGTGCGGGCATCGTTCACCGGCTGGATAAGGAAACCAGCGGTCTGCTGGTAGTGGCGAAAACCCTGGAAGCACAAACCAGTCTGGTACGGCAACTGCAAAAACATACCGTGAAGCGTGATTACCTGGCGTTGGTGCTGGGTCAAGTTTCCGCCGAAGGGTGGATTGACGCGCCGGTGGGACGGCACCCGGTGCAGCGTACGAAAATGACTGTAACCGCAAGTGGAAAAGAGGCACGTACCCACTATCGGGTGGTGGAAAAATTCGACGGCTGCACCCTGCTTCAATGCAGCCTGGAAACGGGCCGCACACATCAGATTCGTGTGCACATGCACTCCATTGGTCATCCGTTGGCAGGCGATCCGGTTTATGGCGGCAAGCCGAAAAAAATTTCACCGGAAACGGGGCAACTGATTGCCGGTTTTCCAAGACAAGCCCTGCATGCCCAGAAACTGGAATTATCCCATCCGCAACATGGAGGGAAAATGACGTGGGAGGCAGCCTTACCCGAAGATATGAATAGACTGCTGCGGATGCTGCGGCAATATCGCGAATGAATTCCGCGCCCATGAATCCCCCTGCATGAACGACTGGATCACCCCGGACTGGCCTGCACCCGGCAATGTCAAGGCACTTTTTACTACGCGGAATGGGGGAATCAGCAGCGGACCTTATGCCAGTCTTAACCTGGGAGATCATGTTGGCGATGATCCCGCAAGCGTTGAACAGAACCGCGCTCTGCTGCGCCAAATTTTGCCGGGTGAACCCCGGTGGCTAAAACAGGTGCACGGCACGACGCCTGTCGGAATCGACAATTATGACTGCTCAGCCCCATGCGCTGGCGACGCCGCGTTCACCCGATGCCCCGGAAACATCTGCGCGGTACTTGTCGCTGATTGCCTGCCAGTACTATTGTGCAACCATGGGGGCACGATTGCCGGCGTAATTCACGCAGGCTGGCGAGGAATGGTTGATGGAGTCATTGAACGCACGCTATCGGAAATAAGACGGGCAGACGAAATAGACACCCGGGTCATGGCATGGCTCGGGCCCGCAATCGGTCCCCGTCATTTTGAGGTGGGCGAGGAAGTACGCCAGGCATTTATCGAGTACGACAAGAGATCTGCTATCGCTTTCCTGCCGCACCACGCTCACGACGGCAAATGGTTCGCTGATCTTTTTCTGCTGGCAAGACAGCGATTGACGGAAGCCGGCATCACCGAGGTTTACGGCGGGAGCGAGTGTACCTTTAGCAATCCGGAAAGATTTTTTTCATATCGCCGGGACGGCGGTACCGGACGAATGGCGGCATTGATCTGGCTGGATAGGTGAATATGGGGCGGATGAACTCTGTTACCATTGCCTCAATTCTGCATCCTGCAAAAGCGTATAATCCCGCATTTCCCAAAAATCACCTTCAACCTGAATCCAGCGGTTGATCGCTCATTTTTCAGCTTATTTCCAGTTATTTGCCATGACCTGTAATAATGTACCGCGTCACTCCATCTTCATTTTCCTGATGAATCCGCTACAACTGCCGGATTTAGATTAATGTCTGTTCTTGCCTGGATCATTATCACCACTTTGTTTGGCGGCGCATTAAGCGTATTGTTCGCCGCCGCGCTCACACTCAATACCCGCGTCTCGTGGGTACAAATGCTGGTTTCATATGCGATAGGGGCGCTGCTGGGAGCCGCATTTCTCAATGCATTGCCGGAAGCACTCGAATTATCAAAAGATCCCGCCCAAATGACGGGTACGGTGCTGTTTGGCATCCTGTTATTCTTCATTCTGGAAAAACTCGTGTTGTGGCGCCACTGCCACCTGGAAGAATGCGAGGTACACGATCCGCTGCATGGAACTGCGGATATTGTAGCCGCACCTGCGAACGATCACGATCATGGGCGCAGCGGCATGCTGATCATGCTGGGTGACACATTTCATAATTTTGTCGATGGCATACTCATTGCAGCAGCATTCATGGCGGACATACAACTGGGCATCATTACGGCCATCGCCATCATCGCTCATGAGATTCCGCAGGAAGCAGGCGATTTTCTGATTCTGCTCAATTCCGGCTATACTCGACGGCAGGCGCTGCTTTTTAACCTGTTATCCAGCTTTGCAACGCTAATCGGCGCCATGTTGACCTACTTCATGTTGCAGGACATGAATCATCTTCTCCCATCGCTACTGGGATTGGCCGCGGCCAGTATGATCTATGTGGCAATGTCCGACTTGATTCCCGGCCTGCACAAACGACCTGAAATCGATGCGACCATACAGCAGGTGGCACTTATCACGCTGGGCATCAGTTCCATCTGGCTGGCCGGCAGCCTTTTTTCTCATCATGCCTGAGCCATCGAATCGCGAGATCAGTTAACCGGTCGAATCAATCGAAGATCTCATAGGCTGAGTAACCCTCGTTTCGATATTTTAATTTTTCCAGAATCAATACTTCAGTATCCATGCCCTCTCCCAAACCCTTATCTCCCAAAGTCGGTTTTGTCTCGCTCGGTTGCCCCAAGGCGCTGGTGGATTCCGAGCAAATTCTCACTCAGCTTCGTGCCGAAGGTTATGACATCTCATCCACCTACGAGGACGCGGACCTGGTGGTGATCAACACCTGCGGCTTCATCGACAGCGCGGTGGAAGAATCATTGGATGCTATCGGCGAGGCACTGGCGGAGAACGGCAAAGTCATCGTCACCGGGTGCCTCGGCGCCAAAGGCGACGGCGAGGTGGTCAAACAAGCTCATCCACAGGTCCTGGCTGTCACCGGCCCGCATGCGTTGCCGGAGGTCATGGCGGCGATACACATGCATCTGCCTCAGCCGCACGACCCTTATACCAGCCTGATCCCTCCGCAGGGAATACGTCTCACCCCCAGGCATTATGCCTATGTCAAGATTTCAGAAGGCTGCAACCATCGTTGCACATTCTGCATCATCCCCTCCATGCGTGGTGATCTGGTCAGCCGTCCCGTTAATCAGGTCATGCAGGAGGCAGAGAATCTGGTTAACGCCGGTGTCAAGGAGTTGCTCATCATTTCTCAGGATACGAGCGCCTACGGCGTCGACGTGAAATATCGCACGGGGTTCTGGCAAGGCAGGCCGCTCAAAACCCGCATGACGGAGCTGGTGCGCGCCCTGGGTGAATTCGGAGTTTGGGTTCGTCTGCACTACGTCTACCCCTATCCTCACGTGGATGAAGTCATCCCGCTGATGGCCGAGCGAAAAATTCTGCCCTATCTCGATGTACCGTTTCAGCATGCCAGTCCACGTATTTTGAAAGCAATGAAACGCCCCGCCAGTTCCGAGAACAATCTGGCACGCATCAGGCAATGGCGCGAGGTTTGCCCCGACATTACACTGCGCAGCACTTTCATCGTCGGTTTCCCCGGTGAAACGGAAGCGGAATTTGAAGAGCTTCTGGAATTTCTGCGGGAAGCGCAGCTGGACCGCGTCGGCTGCTTCGCCTATTCGCCGGTGGAGGGTGCCACTGCAAACGCGCTGCCCGATCACATTCCCGAAGAGATAAAGAAGGAACGCCACGCCCGCTTCATGGCGGCGCAGGAAGAAATCAGCACCGCGCGACTTACCCGGAAAATCGGCAAACGCATGACTGTGCTGGTGGATGAAATTCAGAAAAATAAAGCCATCGCTCGCAGCAGCGCCGACGCACCCGAGATCGACGGCGTGGTATACATCGATCACGCAAAAACAATGAAACCCGGCGAATTTATCGAGGTCGAAATTACCGGTTCTGATGCGCATGATTTATTTGCAAAAAGTGTGACGGGTTAGCTGGATATCGCGTAACCCGCGCGAGACAGCGAGGTAGGGTGCAATAAACGAAACTCATTACGCCGGATGTCAATCTCTCTATTCAGGCATGAATATGCCATAACAATCTCACCGCATGCTTATCTTGCCTCTGCTTCC
This window encodes:
- a CDS encoding efflux RND transporter periplasmic adaptor subunit codes for the protein MADTAGWGQGSKLTGLMEGMSQIKPVAGGRRRTWITLAGILFVALIAATWIWRNQNSMADAKSKGDRGDRMIHVVTALATRSNVAVRLTANGTVSAQQMVAVRPQLSAMIRAVHIKEGQFVQKGEKIFTLDARTEDANLSRTEGQLAKSRADLTNAERNLERQRELFRQNFISQAALEVAESQVEGLRAQLSVDQATVQANRVARGFSEITAPIAGRTGTIPVYQGSLVQPNDALVSITQIDPINVSFTLPEREFVPLQQALAKGEVSVDVVLDAVGKQTRTGRLIFIDNVVDTASGTIGLKAEFSNADRHLWPGMFVTVALAPRTLAGALMVPVQAVQHGPERKFVYVIGKDGKANPLAVEVRLIQDGLAVIEGEGVVPGMRVVVEGAQNLRPGSVVTEIKPRGGGAGVDSSMSESTDRR
- a CDS encoding ABC transporter ATP-binding protein; the protein is MTDNLVEKPIVQAIALTKRVSTGDEQLTILEDINLKVNAGDSVAVVGASGSGKSTLLGLLAGLDTPSSGKVHLDGEDIFLLNEDARAALRGRMLGFVFQSFQLLPALTAVENVMLPLELAGANNANIAALELLERVGLGMRLKHYPRQLSGGEQQRVAIARAFVTQPQLLLADEPTGNLDSATGAQIIELMFELNRERGTTLVLVTHDEAISSRCAWRIRLAGGRVVN
- a CDS encoding arylesterase, producing the protein MKYFLIILCTLFTFICTYSGAAAVPGAAATPVATTIMVFGDSLSAGYGLPQEAGWVSLLKKRLQTQSQAHLINNSISGETAMGGRNRIGQALKIHRPDIVILELGGNDGLRGASIESIRDNLEAIIEVCQRNNATVLLAGMQLPPNYGIAYTQKFQDIYAQLAKRHRLKLVPFLLDGFGDKREFFQADGIHPNGPAQQKIVENVWKVLRTMLKSQPSIADGRPQISH
- a CDS encoding MIP/aquaporin family protein, whose translation is MTPFFGELIGTCLLVVLGNGVVANVVLSRTKGNNSGWIAITLGWGIAVFVGVYAVSSVSGAHINPAASIALAAAGKFAWGDVPTYIAGQMLGAMIGALIVWVTYRQHFEQTSDANAKLSAFCTGPAIRNPFNNLVSEIVGTFILVFGILHMVAPQSSLGSLDALPAALLVFGIGLSLGGTTGFAINPARDLGPRIMHAILPIPNKRDSDWGYAYIPVVGPIIGGLLAVSIFKLL
- a CDS encoding universal stress protein, producing the protein MDSYQHILLAVDLSAHDDYVVRKARHLTNVFYAKLSIIHVLDNIPMPDTAYGTIIPLHKDSSYELLEAEKSRLMQLGDRLNVDPACRWMVWGVPGEEIARIAEQEQVDLIIVGSHGRHGLALLLGSTANSVLHHAMCDVMAIRLQDETTHKQSAAEGSVHSITLNPKTA
- a CDS encoding outer membrane protein assembly factor BamD; the encoded protein is MSRSVALFLVLLLSACGLLPKQSSLEDSKNWSASKFYSEAKSEMSSGNYSAAIKLFEQLEARYPYGRYAQQAQLEIGYAHYKDGEQATAIAAADRFIKLHPNHANVDYAYYLKGLANFNDDLGLMGIVSEKILGQDMSERDPKASRESFENFRELVTRFPDSKYTPDAVQRMKHLVNVVALNEVQVARYYMRRGGYVAALNRAQFTLKEYPQTPATEEALFIMIKAYDALGMTDLRDDAARVMTKNFPNSRFFPDSTAASGDSWWKFW
- the rluD gene encoding 23S rRNA pseudouridine(1911/1915/1917) synthase RluD — its product is MLSESAESVTELTIPQDYAGMRLDQTLARLLPDWSRSRLQAWILEKRISVDEREALPKQKLWGGEKIQVKQPVSGHIETAYAAEAIPLDVVYEDDVLVVINKPAGLVVHPGSGNWRGTLLNALLHHAAQLSAVPRAGIVHRLDKETSGLLVVAKTLEAQTSLVRQLQKHTVKRDYLALVLGQVSAEGWIDAPVGRHPVQRTKMTVTASGKEARTHYRVVEKFDGCTLLQCSLETGRTHQIRVHMHSIGHPLAGDPVYGGKPKKISPETGQLIAGFPRQALHAQKLELSHPQHGGKMTWEAALPEDMNRLLRMLRQYRE
- the pgeF gene encoding peptidoglycan editing factor PgeF, encoding MNDWITPDWPAPGNVKALFTTRNGGISSGPYASLNLGDHVGDDPASVEQNRALLRQILPGEPRWLKQVHGTTPVGIDNYDCSAPCAGDAAFTRCPGNICAVLVADCLPVLLCNHGGTIAGVIHAGWRGMVDGVIERTLSEIRRADEIDTRVMAWLGPAIGPRHFEVGEEVRQAFIEYDKRSAIAFLPHHAHDGKWFADLFLLARQRLTEAGITEVYGGSECTFSNPERFFSYRRDGGTGRMAALIWLDR
- a CDS encoding ZIP family metal transporter, with the protein product MSVLAWIIITTLFGGALSVLFAAALTLNTRVSWVQMLVSYAIGALLGAAFLNALPEALELSKDPAQMTGTVLFGILLFFILEKLVLWRHCHLEECEVHDPLHGTADIVAAPANDHDHGRSGMLIMLGDTFHNFVDGILIAAAFMADIQLGIITAIAIIAHEIPQEAGDFLILLNSGYTRRQALLFNLLSSFATLIGAMLTYFMLQDMNHLLPSLLGLAAASMIYVAMSDLIPGLHKRPEIDATIQQVALITLGISSIWLAGSLFSHHA
- the rimO gene encoding 30S ribosomal protein S12 methylthiotransferase RimO, with the translated sequence MPSPKPLSPKVGFVSLGCPKALVDSEQILTQLRAEGYDISSTYEDADLVVINTCGFIDSAVEESLDAIGEALAENGKVIVTGCLGAKGDGEVVKQAHPQVLAVTGPHALPEVMAAIHMHLPQPHDPYTSLIPPQGIRLTPRHYAYVKISEGCNHRCTFCIIPSMRGDLVSRPVNQVMQEAENLVNAGVKELLIISQDTSAYGVDVKYRTGFWQGRPLKTRMTELVRALGEFGVWVRLHYVYPYPHVDEVIPLMAERKILPYLDVPFQHASPRILKAMKRPASSENNLARIRQWREVCPDITLRSTFIVGFPGETEAEFEELLEFLREAQLDRVGCFAYSPVEGATANALPDHIPEEIKKERHARFMAAQEEISTARLTRKIGKRMTVLVDEIQKNKAIARSSADAPEIDGVVYIDHAKTMKPGEFIEVEITGSDAHDLFAKSVTG